CGAAGGGGGCGATCATGTTGGCGAGCGTCCCCGTCCCCGCGCCGAGGTCGCCCACGATCCACTCGGGATCGAGCAGACCGAACAGTGCCGCGAACCGGGCATCGCCTCCGAACAACTCATCGCGGAGGGCATCCCATTCCGTTGAGGACTCCGAAAAAAAAGCCGCAGCACGGTCCCGGCGCTCGGCGAGCACGCTCTCGGCCCGCTCGGCGTCGTCCGCGACCCAACGCGCGCCCGTGAGCGTTCCGGACGTGATCTGCCACAACTCCCGCGCTCCGCGCTCGAGGGCGCCCTCCATGCGGTAGAACCGGGTCTTGCCCTCGTGTCGCCGGCGCACCCACCCGTCATCCGCGAGCACCTTCAGGTGGCGCGAGACGGTGGACTGCGGAAGCTGGAGCACGGAGACCAGTTCCGAGACGGTGAACTCGTTCCGGTCCAGGAGCGTAAGCAGCCTGAGCCGGTTCTCGTCCCCGAGGGATTCGAAGCGGGAGAGCAGGTCCCGTGTCGGCGCGGGCGCCCGAATGGCTGTCGTATCCATAAATCCAAATATATGGATACATTGATGTCGGCGCTACACGCTCTCTACGACCGGCCCGCTGCGATCTCCGCGATCATGTCGGACCCAGCCCGTTCGGCCGTCAGCTTGACCCGATCTCGGTACAAGCTAGCTTCACGTCCACATCGGGGCGTGGCGCAGCCCGGTAGCGCGCCTGAATGGGGTTCAGGAGGTCGCGAGTTCAAATCTCGCCGCCCCGATTTCTTCAAACTGCAGCACTTCGGTGTCGTTGTCCTTCTCCGGAGTCGGGACCATGGGCTCACGATCGGCTGTCGCGACGGTCGCCTTTCTCTCGCTCCTGTCCTGGCCGGGTCCGGCCACCGCGCAGGAATCCGTCAGGTCCTTAGCGATCGTCGGGGCGACGATCATCGACGGTCACGGGGGCGCCCCCATCGTCGATGCGACGATCGTCATCGAGGGCGGCCGGATCGCCGCCGTGGGTCCGAGCGCGTCGGTCGCCGCCCCGGACGCTGCCGAAGTCATCGACGGGAGCGGGAAGTTCGTCACGCCCGGGTTCGTGGACACGAACGTCCACATGTCGCTCGCCTTCGGCCGCGGCGCGCGCGTCGAGGAGCACGCGGCCTACTGGGCGCACCACGAGGCGCTGATCCTCCAGGGACTCCAGCTCCACCTCAAGCACGGGGTGACGACCGTCCGGGACAGCTACGGCGTCCTGCGTCCGATGCAACGGGTCAAGGAGAAGATCGATTCCGGGGAGGAGATCGGCCCGCGCACCTACCTCGCCGGCAACATCGTGGGCTGGGGCGGGCCCGCCTCGGAGACGTTCGCCGGCCTCCCGGAGTCGGAGATCAGCTTCTTCGCCGAGCAGATGAACGACGAGGTCACGCTCGGAAGCGGCGAAGAGATGATGCACATGACGCCCGAGGAACTGCACGTCGCGATCAACGCCTACCTCGACCACGGACCGGATTTCATCAAGTACGGCGGCACGCACCACTTCAACTATCCGGCGGGGATCTCCTTCTCACCGCGCGCCCAGCGCGTGATCGTGGAGGAGACGCACAAGCGCGGGCTCGTCGCCGAGACCCATGCCACGAGTCTCGAGGGTCTGCGCCTCTCGATCCTGGCGGGGATCGACCTCATCCAGCACCCGGACAACGTCGGGAACCGCACGATCACCGATGAACTCGTCGACATGATCGTCGAGCGCGGGATCGTGTGCTCGATGCTCGTCAACCAGTTCACGGGCCCGAGCTGGCGGTTCCACGTCCGCAACATGGAGCGCGCGAGGGAAGGCCTCGCCGAGGCCCAGGCGCGGGAGCGCCAGCGCCGCATCCCCCCGACGACCGCGGAGATCCGGCGTCGCGTCCAGGACACCGGCCTTCCGCAGCCGGGATCCGTGATGGAGGGACGCTGGACGACGAAGCGCACGAATGCGAAGAAGCTCATCGAAGCGGGCTGCATCGTGACCGTCGGCACCGACAACACGCTCTTCGGGCGCGGCGGCGTGGCGGCGGACTTCCTCCGCGAGGAGCCCGAGAACATGGAGCACCAACTCCCCGGCCTGGGCACGGTCCTCGCCATCGAGGGGCTCGTCGAACTCGGCATGACGCCGCTGGAAGCGATCACCGCCGCCACGAAGAACGGCGCCATCGCGAGCAAAGCGCTCGACGACTACGGCACGCTCGAAGCCGGGAAGGCGGCGGACATCGTCGTTCTGGACGCTGACCCGCTCGCCGACATCGCGAACATCCGGCGCCTGTCGATGGTCATCAAGAGCGGCCGGATCGTCGATGTCGACGCACTCCCCACGAACCCGATTGCGCTCGACTGGGCCGCCGGCCCGCCTGACGGGTCGCGCTAGAGCCTCACGCTCAGGGCATCAGGGGGAGCAGGACGTGCGAGGGGTTTCCGGCCTGGTGGTAGACCGTGTTGTTGGCGACGCGCCACCTGCGGTCGCGCGGGTTCCCCGTATTCCGGTTGATGTCGAAGTTGGGGAAGCTGCTGCTGTAGACGTCGACCCGGATGCGGTGTCCCGCCTTGAAGAGGTTCGCCGAGGGTTCGAGCGGGAACTCGAGGCGGTAGACCTCGCCCTCCTCTATGAGCACGGACTGCTCGAACCCGTCCCGGTAGCGCGCGCGGAGGATCCCCTCGGAGACCGGGAAGGCGTAGCCGCTCGGGTAGTCCGGGCTCGACGGATGGACGTCGAGGAGCTTCACGTAGAAGTCGGTGTCCGGGGCGTCGGATGAGATGAAGAGGACGGCGGTGATGTCTCCGGCGATCGTCAGGTCGTCCGGCAGCGGGTCCGTCTGGAAGACGAGCACGTCCGGGCGGGAGGCGATCGGCATGCCGGGGATCCCGTGGCCGGGCAGCGTCTCCATCTCGATCTGGTCGCGTGGGCCCATCCCCTGGAACCCGAACTCGAGCGCGGGTCCGTAGGCCACGATGCAGCGGCCGTTGCTGGAGACCGTGTTGCGCGGGTCGTACGTGTAGGTCGTCGAGGAAGCTCGCGCGGACGGCGCCTCGGGGGCGAGCCCGCCGCCCTCGTGGAGATGGAACTCGGTGGGCCGGGCCGCGGCCGGGGGCCAGTTCGCCTCGTAGCGCCACGCCCCGCCCTGGTTGAGGCGGCCGTTCTCGGCCTTCCGCCCGTCGCCGCCGCCCATGATGAAGTACTTCGCCGGCGCCCACACGTCGGCGCTCTCGTCGCCCTTCAGCCAGCGGTCGAACCAGCGGAGTTCGAGGTTCAGGTAGTCGTCGTAGGTCACGACCCGGGCGCCTTCCGTCCCGAAGTTCACGTCCCCGATCGACG
The sequence above is drawn from the Candidatus Palauibacter australiensis genome and encodes:
- a CDS encoding metalloregulator ArsR/SmtB family transcription factor; this translates as MDTTAIRAPAPTRDLLSRFESLGDENRLRLLTLLDRNEFTVSELVSVLQLPQSTVSRHLKVLADDGWVRRRHEGKTRFYRMEGALERGARELWQITSGTLTGARWVADDAERAESVLAERRDRAAAFFSESSTEWDALRDELFGGDARFAALFGLLDPEWIVGDLGAGTGTLANMIAPFVKRVIAVDRSPEMLAAAAVRLGERDNVEVRQGELESLPVEDGELDLAVLMLVLHFTVEPGRVLAEAARALAPNGRLLVLDMRAHEREEYRETMGHLWLGFAEDQMRGWTRGAGLEGYRHLPLAPEPEASGPALFAATARKAVCTTKTV
- a CDS encoding amidohydrolase family protein; translation: MGSRSAVATVAFLSLLSWPGPATAQESVRSLAIVGATIIDGHGGAPIVDATIVIEGGRIAAVGPSASVAAPDAAEVIDGSGKFVTPGFVDTNVHMSLAFGRGARVEEHAAYWAHHEALILQGLQLHLKHGVTTVRDSYGVLRPMQRVKEKIDSGEEIGPRTYLAGNIVGWGGPASETFAGLPESEISFFAEQMNDEVTLGSGEEMMHMTPEELHVAINAYLDHGPDFIKYGGTHHFNYPAGISFSPRAQRVIVEETHKRGLVAETHATSLEGLRLSILAGIDLIQHPDNVGNRTITDELVDMIVERGIVCSMLVNQFTGPSWRFHVRNMERAREGLAEAQARERQRRIPPTTAEIRRRVQDTGLPQPGSVMEGRWTTKRTNAKKLIEAGCIVTVGTDNTLFGRGGVAADFLREEPENMEHQLPGLGTVLAIEGLVELGMTPLEAITAATKNGAIASKALDDYGTLEAGKAADIVVLDADPLADIANIRRLSMVIKSGRIVDVDALPTNPIALDWAAGPPDGSR